One window from the genome of Pyrus communis chromosome 16, drPyrComm1.1, whole genome shotgun sequence encodes:
- the LOC137719484 gene encoding transcription factor HEC3-like: MDINIDYASKLSLNSSGGQDLNHDHVSMEDPILPHEISSSFEYSSLWPNFPLHLQGHHQTPSSSSTHHQYVPSPLNIHDHDQLIIDHHHHHAHQVLLAAAAGNNNNTMMELDDQEDDQDQASVATGEEELGAMKEMMYRIAAMQPVDIDPATIRKPKRRNVRISDDPQSVAARHRRERISEKIRILQRLVPGGTKMDTASMLDEAIRYVKFLKRQIRLLQSSSSSSSNVKNVSIDGHHHQNDQHHPAAAPAAAAHDQCNTNIINGPSTSVGVPTAGVGLPLEWPPQHGSTASSSFTRHPDN; this comes from the coding sequence ATGGACATCAATATTGATTATGCAAGTAAGCTGTCTCTAAACTCTTCCGGCGGGCAGGATCTTAATCATGATCATGTTAGCATGGAAGATCCCATCCTCCCACATGAGATCTCCTCCTCCTTTGAGTATTCTTCTCTTTGGCCAAACTTTCCTCTCCATCTTCAAGGGCATCATCAAACCCCATCCTCCTCATCTACCCATCATCAGTATGTTCCCTCCCCTTTGAATATTCATGATCATGATCAACTAATCATcgatcaccatcatcatcacgCTCATCAAGTACTACTAGCCGCCGCTGCAgggaataataataatactatgaTGGAATTAGATGATCAAGAAGATGATCAAGACCAGGCCTCCGTAGCAACTGGTGAAGAAGAGCTTGGAGCTATGAAGGAAATGATGTACAGGATCGCCGCTATGCAGCCGGTGGACATCGATCCAGCTACAATCCGAAAGCCCAAAAGGCGGAATGTGCGAATCAGTGATGATCCCCAGAGCGTGGCTGCGCGTCACCGGCGAGAGAGGATAAGCGAGAAAATTCGTATCCTCCAAAGACTCGTTCCTGGAGGAACTAAAATGGATACTGCTTCTATGTTAGACGAAGCTATTCGATACGTCAAGTTCTTGAAGAGGCAAATCCGGTTGTTACAatcatcttcctcctcttccaGTAATGTCAAAAACGTTAGTATCGATGGTCATCATCATCAGAATGATCAGCACCACCCAGCTGCAGCACCCGCAGCAGCAGCTCATGATCAGTGCAATACCAATATTATTAATGGCCCATCAACATCAGTTGGAGTTCCTACTGCAGGGGTTGGGTTGCCGTTGGAATGGCCGCCGCAGCATGGTTCCACCGCCTCCTCCTCGTTCACTAGACACCCTGACAACTAG